catgaaactctCCATAAAACCCCCACTGAGACTAGCCTTAGTCGTGCAAGGGATCACGGGGATGGTTCCTCGTTACTTGGGCCGAAATTAAGAAGACAGGTTGGTCCAAATATCGGTTCGCGGAAAACATCAAAGTTCTTTTTGGAACATTTGTTTGAATGCGAAATGATTTTTTTATTACTAgaacaattgttccagcaacaacaaaaattcaccaacaaaaaaattattccgTCCTATATGATGGTTTGGTTGTCAGTCACACATGTGACTGTTAATATTTTATCTGATTTCACTCACTTTTATATGGCTATTATTTGTGTTGTTTTATTAGTTGATGCTTTTATTTGTAGGCCAATTTAGTTTTTTATCATTTCATTCGTTTTGGCCTATATAGCTAAAAGCTttctattatattatttatttgaaaaaaaacagaaatatgGCCTTGCTAGATTTTTTTGTCTAAATTATGACTAAAAATGATGGTCAATTACATTTTTTATTTGGAGCAGAAGTTTAGCAATTTCTTTAACAGTTTCACTGTCGTAAACATTCGTTTCCTagtgccacccccccccccccccccaaaatatCTCACACTAGTGGAGCAGTGGGGATTGGTCCCACAATGACCATAGATTTGACGAGCTGTTGTATGGATTCTCTCACTTTATTTTTGGGTTTCGATTCCGTAGTAATAATTAACCGTACGTAGCTATCTGTCACCAGCGTTAATAAGATGACAACACTCTTCATCAAGTGTCATATGATCACCGCTTCTCACGTCTCATTCTCACCAACTTTCCCAGCTTACACAGCACAGCAAATTAACTGAacttgcattacatatatacACCATATATACCCTGCACACCAGTGCACCACAAACACAAAATCGCCACCTCCCTTCACCAACAAAAGTCTACAGACAGCGATCCATCCATGTCTAAAAAAGTGATGTCCTTGACTCCTTGTGAACGTGCTACCTAACACGTAGGACACTTCTACTTCTTGCATATCCTATATACACATTCAgcatcagaagttcagaaaaGATCATGCATGTAACTTGCACACATCACAAGATGTGTACACTATTGACTATATACCACAACATCAAAATAGCGTCCGACATGAATCACTGAAAGCAGAGAGAATTACCGATAAACAATTAGTCGGTAAAAATATCTAACGGACCATTAGTCGGTACTTCAAGTTTTCCCATCTGCATATCAGTCATTATAGATCTTTAGATTCTCCAATGAGCTATCTGTCGGCAATTCACAATAATTAGGTCAAACTATCAGTCGGTATACATGGATCATGATGAAAAGCAGATGTGTGgctcatctttcttttttagTTCAGAATTAAAATTTATAATTGGTATTTCTCCCTAATAAAAACTTGTGATAAGAAAAGATAGACAGTTAAACACGCATGCACCGCTAATAATAAGTTGATGCACGCTGACCTAATAACGCGTATCCTGAgatttatatgaaaaataatccAAAAGGTTCATTGTATTCCTCGTTACATCACCTGCAAGAGCTTTTGCATGTGTGTCCGTACCTGAATTGTCCTTGACGGGTACACTGAAGCTGATTGATGAGCAAAGTGCAGCTGCTAGTACGACCTTTTGGATTTTGATGGAACAACATGAGTGCTTGCTGTAGGTTCCAAATTTAAAGGGGACGAGGTTGTTGGATGGACAATGGGATTGATGGATAAAGGCAGCCGAGCTACACAGATAGCTAAACGTGATTGAATTTTATGTGTTTTCTTTCTTTAGGGGTTGCCGACGATGAGGCACATAAAGTGCAAACTAATCCGCTGGACTTGTTTGTAGATTATAAgaaaagaatgtgttcgagaatcAGTACCATTATTTGGATGTAGTAgaaatttgtttttttgttgttttcacGCTAGCTTTCTGGGCTGGAATGTCCATACAccagagaaaaaggaaagagataAAAGGTTTCAACTGCAAACTAATTAACCTGGAAATTGAAGGTTAATACACTAGCCAAGAGTGAAAAAGAACGCGACCATCGATCGAGATTTATTTGAGTGATCGATCTTTCTAGCTCCTTGACATTTTGCACCCCACAAGAAGCTTATTATTAACGTGCACAACATCTGATGGGGGAGGGATATATCCGTAAATTCTGCAAAACCACTGGTTTCACAAGCTTGTTTTATCTTTTGTCTCTCATCCTCACTTTGTACACACGTTGGCATACTAGTGAAAGGTTGAAGTATAAGTAGTACTTTCTTTAATAAAGACTGAGATATATAGGGCATCTCAGTCTCATGTCAACTCAGGTGGCTATAACCCTGCTTGCGTAATAAACATTTTGCTTATGTGACAGGCTAGACAAGTTAGAGCAGACAGGAGAGATAATGactactagtttttttttttgaatcaatGACTActagttattttatttttttaataaatgaCTACTAGTTATTAGAAAGTCTACTACTCATGTTTACTAGACCTGCCGTTACGCTAATAAAGATTTATCACACCTGAACTAAATTAGTACCAGCGTAATTAACACCGGTACTAATAAATGACTACTAGTTATTAGAAAGTCTACTACTCTTCATGGGACTGGGAGGACACGTCCTTAAGGAGATCAAGAGTGATGTTGCTGCAATATTTCCAATCTCCACTCCGGCCCTAATTAACACTTTGACACAAGAGTAGTAGTTGGCCATGTCATTTGATTCATTTTTATGATCGAACCACTACATCTTTAGATACTTCAGTGACAAGTTCATAACTACTTGTGGCATGTATGGCTTTGTACAAAGACAACCTGGTTTGTCAAGAAATTGTGATAACCAGTGCAAGTGGTATGAGGACAACCCACATGACAGTCGTTATGGACACTTTCCTTTTGCGAGAAAGAGGTTATGAACACCATGTTTGATTAGTTTTAGAATCTGACTAAAGGAATATCAGGAAAAGTCTGGTTTGCACACTCGAACTATCATAAAAGTCTAATTTTTAACCTTCAACTGTACAAAACCGAATAACAAGGGCCAACCAACTATCAGAACCAGACAAGTTTGACCCTTCGGGTGGTTTCAAaggtggttttatattttttaaaaatataaaattctaatagaTCTAAATAATAATAAgaactaatttattttaaatcagaaaaaaatatgaaactagtgccaatgttttttcaaaatgtaacatatctatAATTGCTCTATCTGAATCTTATTTATTGAAAAATAATAGGTATAACTACAAGAAACTAAATACTATGAACATAAAGGATTCGATTAACTGACAAGAAAAatgccaatagataggttacattttagaaaacttttagTATCTATTTTGTAttctttttatttaaaataaattatttgttAATCTTTagttaaaattgaatattttaattttaataaaataaaaaatcacaTCTAAAACCACCCAAAGGGCCAAATTTATCTGGTttcgatagttggatggtctcTATTATCTGATTTTGTAGTTGAAAGTTAAAAATCGAACTTTTATgatagttcgagggtgtaaATAAACTAGACTATTTACTAGAATGCCTACGAGAGGTCGAGCTTTTATAAATCGTCTGTCATCCTGTCCGTCATCCCCAGGGCCGTCGATGCCTCCCTTCCTGTACGGCGAGGTATGGGCGAGGTGGGCGACCGCACCGGGCCCCCAAAAATCTTGTATTATCTTGATAAGCTAGTAATTCTCTAGAAATCATGTATGCTTGGATTAATTCAAGTTACTTTTCTAAACTCAACTTGTTGAAATCCTACTTGCTCTCTACTACTCCCTTcatcctaaattattagtcattttggctTTTTTAGATACATcgattttgctatgcacctagacatgattatctagatgcatagcaaaaattatgcattaaaaagccaaaacgactaatgatttgagacaGAGAGAGTATATGACACAAGAGGACTCAATAATGGACTATCAAAAGTAGCACATTAAAATAGAGTGTTGAGTGAAAGTATACTtatattagtttagggtcccaacTTGCAATTCGCAGCGGGGCCTCAAGAATTCTTGGAGACGGCCCTGCTCACCCTTCTGTCGGTCTGTCCATGCATGTAAAACGTAAGGAGACAACTAACTAAGGCATTGTTTGGTTCAAGGGACTTTTTTTAAGTCtctggaactttttagtatttaaaagtattaaataaaagttaattatcaaactaactgcagaaccctggagCTAAATTGCGGATGGTCAcgtagcatcactgtaacaaattatgaattaattaggctcatcaaatttgtctcgcgaattagcactcagttgtcaaaaaacatttataaacaaattttatttaataatatgaaatagtaagattctttttgatatGATAGGGACttatgagaaaaattctgaaacAAACCAGGCCTAAATCACCAACCAGTCTACCTACCACGCGCGTGCATGTACAAATGCAGCTCTCAGCCTTTCCCTATAACTAGGATACCCCTTGTGGCGTGCCGGCAGCCTAGCCGTCGGTTCTGCTACTATGTTGACCACACAGTGCTGCCGATCGGTTGGTGATTGGTCGTGGTCCCAGGCCTGTGGGGCCAGCATGGAAGTAATGTGACGGTGCCACAATGCTACAAATTAATTGTGCTATATTACGCGTTAACACTTCTTTTTACTAAAAGGGCGACTTATTGAGCTATCATGCATATATGCATCTGTCAGTTAGTATGCCACAACAGGCGTGTAGGCTTCCTTGACCTCCACCGTGAACATAACAcgagactttttttttttttttgcgagaaggTGTGTAGACTTCCATGTGTGTAAGTTGTGGATACTAGGATCTGAACTCTGGTAAATGCATTGGTACCGTCATGTCTACCACCACACGGAAAGATGGATTGTTCGCTAGCTATCATCTATGTGTtattccttactctagaatattctacgcctgtgagcagtctcgttgtcccgggtctgacatggGCAGTTCCTTCTTCAGCCATGAAAAGTTCAAACTCCCTTCTTTAGTCCTATTATATCTTCTATCTCTTCTTTGGTCCTACCGTCAAGTTTGTCAATTAACTCGCACAAACAGTAACTTGTAATTTTGGACCCCCCTTTTCTTGACTAAAACGACCTCCAAACCACCTTCAATATTCATAGAACTTCTTTTACAGTGATACAACTGATGGAGTTGAAtccattttgtaaaaaaaaaatgatatgtAGCATTTCCAATCTTAAAATTAAAATTGACCATATTAGGCTACTTTTTATGACTATCTGATATTTTATGGTACAAAAATATTATCCAATAATTGATTAAAAATACCTAATATTTCTAAGATAAGATATattaatttataaaattattttgaaCTATATTTTACTTACAAAATTTTGAAgttctttaaaaaaattaaactttctttcaaaaaataattttttaacagAACCATATGATACAAAATAATTTTGTGtcataaaaagttttataaatattgGAGGTGATTTGGAGGTCGTTTTAGTCAAGAAAAGGGGGTGACAATCACAAGTTACGGTTCATGCGAGTTAACTGATAGATTTGACGGTAGGACTAAAGAAGGGATAGATAGAAGATAAAAACGGGTTCAAAGAAAGAAGTTTAAACTTTTTAGGATCAAAGAAGGGACTGCCATTTTTTTCAGAGCCATACAAGAAATCTACCCTAGCAAATGGCCATTCTGGCGAGGTGATCATTGTGGGATGTAGAATCAAcagaggctgtgtttagttccaaaatttctctctccaaactttactattcacatatcacatcaaatcttttacttcatgcatggagcattaaatgtagataaataaaaaaactaattgcatagttttgatgtacacgacgagatgaattttttgagcctagttaggtcatgataggacaacaattatcacaaacaaacgaaaagtgctacagtgtgccacagtgtccgatgtgactctttttaccactattttacggatctaaacacagccgctGTTGGAGATTATGGTTGCTGTGTTGCTATAGTGTGTGTAGTACTAGTGAGGCATGATGCTTGTTGCGCATGCCTTTTTCAGACATGTCGTCAAATGTTGTCTTTTTTTTATCTCTGATTTATCATCAGTACATAATGTCAGAACCTTGCTCGCTATTTTACAAAAAACAAATCCTAGAATACAGAAAGGTTGACTTTTTTTTACTCCTGATTTATCAACAACACAGAGCGGCGGCAAAAACTTGCTGGCtcatttcaaaaagaaaaatcttaACAAAATACGAGCATAATTATTAGGATACAGAAAAGTTGATGAGAGCTAGCTAACAGCACTGTGTGCCTCTCATATTAGTGTTAATCGAATTGAATAATGCCATAGCCATTGTTGCTCACCTCCACAttataataattaattaatcttcTTCAccaaataatataaaatagaatCCAGCCAAGCTTGTCTTACACAGGTATACAATACCTCACCATCCGTAATTAATTAATACTACTAAATGGCACTCGATCGATCTTACGGTTTTACCCTTGATCTAGCTCGCCCTTAAAATTCATCAGGTTCCAGGGCTTACTTACAGTACATGCATGCAAAATAAAGAGTAATAGGTCGTAGCGTCTAGTAGATGACAAATGATGCAGAAAGAACGACGTTATTCGCGTGACGGGTCGTCgatcggaggcggaggcggcaaaTAATGTTGCCGGTGATGGGGACGatcatgcggcggcggcgccggcggtgatggggaCGCTGTGGAGGACGACGGTCTCGACGGTGAGGCCGGGGCCGAAGCCGAAGAGGACGCCCCAGTCGAGGCCCTCGCCGGTGGTGGCGCAGCCGTCCTCGGCGGAGCGCTTGCGCATCTCGTCGAGGATGAAGAGCACGCAGGCGCTGGACATGTTGCCGTACTCGGCGAGGACGTGCCGGGTGGCGCGCATCCGGGCCTTGTCCAGGCTCACCTTGGCCTCCACCTGGTCCAGGATGGCCGGGCCCCCCGGGTGCGCCACCCAGAAGATGGAGTTCCAGTCGGAGATGCCCAGCGGCGCGAACGCCGCCTCCAGCGCGCGCTCGATGTTCTTGGAGATGAGCCCCGGCACGTCCTTGAGCAGGTGGAACGTGAGCCCGACCTCGCGGAGGTGCCCGTCGATGGCGCCCTCCGAGTCCGGCAGCAGCGTCTGCGCCGCCGACACCAGCTGGAACAGCGGCCGCTCCGCGCGCTCGTCGGGGTCGGCGCCGACGatcaccgcggcggcgccgtcgccgaacAGCGCCTGCCCCACCAGCGAGTCGAGGTGGGACTCGGAGGGCCCCCGGAAGGTGACGGCGGTGATCTCGGAGCACACCACCAGCACCCGCGCGCCGCGGTTGTTCTCGGCGAGGTCCTTGGCGACGCGCAGCACCGTGCCGCCGGCGAAGCAGCCCTGCTGGTACATCATGAGGCGGTTCACGGAGGGGCGCAGGCCCAGCAGCTTGGTGAGCTGGTAGTCGGCGCCGGGCATGTCGACGCCGGAGGTGGTGCAGAAGACGAGGTGCGTGATGCGGGACCGCGGCTGGCCCCACTCCTTGAGcgccttctgcgccgccgccttgccgagcttgggcacctccaccaccacgaTGTCCTGCCGCGCGTCCAGCGACGGCGCCATGTAGGCGCACATGTTGGGGTTCTCCGCCAGGAACTCCTCCGTCAGGTGCATGTAGCGCTTCCGGATCATCGATTTGTCGCCTGTATTATTGAGCGCGGCATGCAAGAAATTAATTGAAAACCAGCAGCCACACAACGGAACAACCACGCGCGCGCCACCCgacgtcggcgacggcgacgccgccaGCGCACGGACGTCAAGGCATGTCATGTCAGCTACCCTTCTTCTTTAATTTCTCCATACAGCTAGCGACAGGTCAAATTAACCAAACGGTTAATCTCCTAGCTACGTTAATTAATCTGCAGGGAGTTACTGATGCAGGTGTCAGGTGCTAATCGATCTGGCCTGTGGGCGCGCGCGGCCAACCGCTGCATGTCACGTCAGCTTCTACAGAAAGAAGCCAACCGTGCTTGGCTGGGTTTGGAATCCTATTCCTCTCCGTTGTTGGTAAGACTGAAGAGAGATGCATGGGGGAATTTGGGAATGAACTAGGAAGCAGCTAGCTAGCCAGTTAGCTCCTGTGTGCAGTGAGCACAGCAACTGTCAACTAACCAAACTAGAGTACGTAGTATCAGGGGGGAAAAAAGAACTGCTACAAAAAGGTTGCTGTCAAAATCTGGAAGCTGGCCATGTGAGTGAGATCGAGAACTCGCACGATCATCATCAGCCAGACAGCCATTTGTGTGGCACCTCGTGACACCTACGTCCAAATCCATCAAGCAAAAGCTTAGCCTCACCCCCCGTGCATACGCCTGTTTAATTAAAGTTTGCTCCCCCGGCCTGGATTGACGTTGCATGCTCGCCTacataaattttaaaaattttatttacaaaaacagaaattttatgtttttttcttaaaaaaagtaGGACCGGTGCATCGATCTTGTCGCCGGCGTGGCATGCATGTCGGCGGCAAGGCGCCAAGCAAGCAGCAGCAAAGGGATCGGCAGGCCGGCAGCAAGCTGGCACTGCATGTCGCCGGAGTTGGATGCTGCTTGTTCTATTCTAGCATGTTGTTACTAGTTTAGAGTTTACATGTTAATTAGGTGTTCCTACTTTAACTTTTGTAAAGAAAAATACTGAATGAGGAGTAACAAACTTTTACTGTCCAGGCAGTTACTTTAGAATAAAATCCGTGTTGttggcccggccggccggttgACCCTCCTTTTTGTTATCCCAAATACGGCCATGCTTCTTGTGTGTgcatggagatggaggacaaggtTGCAGTTACCTAACCTAATTAGGTGTGTTGGTCCTGTCACTGCACCCAAAATCCTGGAACACAAGGTTTTTAGGGTGCAGAAGTTTAGCCTGCTTCCTACCAGTTACCTGTCGAGAAATTCTACCCCAAttgtaaacaaaaaaaaattccttcagcttgtttatttatttatcttctcGACGTCAGAGAGGTGTGCTTCACATCGCCAGAGGAAGTTTTTCATGCATGTTAAGTGGTGAAAATTAGAGACTGTACATATATCTAACCCTTGCCGAAACATCTACTATTCATTCTACTTGACCGCCAGACCTACATCCTGCCGTGAATCAGATGCTCCGGATCACTTTCTGCACCTGACGGTTGATGTAAGCATGTGTGTGCAGTGAATCAGATGTTGATCAGAATCACTTCTGCCTCTCTGCTGATGACGGCAGAgatgtgtgtgcgcgcgcgcgtgacGTGAGAGCTAGCACTACAATCTATGGATGAGATCACGATGCGCACGCACACACACCAGGTCATCACCAGCAGCATGTGCTGCATATGGAAGTGGTAGATAGCTGCTAGtgctcacacacacacatctactattcaaaaaaaaaaagtactcaCACATCCGCTTGAACTTCTCCTTGAGGTCGGTGAGGTGGTCGCTCTTGGTGACCCGGAAGTAGTAGTCCGGGTAGTCGGCCTGGTGCACGCAGTTGGCCGGCGTCGCCGTCCCGATGGCCAGCACGGTGGCCGGACCCGACGCGCGCTGCGCCTTCCTCACCTCCTccaccgtcaccgccgccgccgcaccggccaTCGTCTCGCTCAGCTCCGAT
This genomic interval from Panicum virgatum strain AP13 chromosome 8K, P.virgatum_v5, whole genome shotgun sequence contains the following:
- the LOC120644569 gene encoding chalcone synthase C2-like, which produces MAGAAAAVTVEEVRKAQRASGPATVLAIGTATPANCVHQADYPDYYFRVTKSDHLTDLKEKFKRMCDKSMIRKRYMHLTEEFLAENPNMCAYMAPSLDARQDIVVVEVPKLGKAAAQKALKEWGQPRSRITHLVFCTTSGVDMPGADYQLTKLLGLRPSVNRLMMYQQGCFAGGTVLRVAKDLAENNRGARVLVVCSEITAVTFRGPSESHLDSLVGQALFGDGAAAVIVGADPDERAERPLFQLVSAAQTLLPDSEGAIDGHLREVGLTFHLLKDVPGLISKNIERALEAAFAPLGISDWNSIFWVAHPGGPAILDQVEAKVSLDKARMRATRHVLAEYGNMSSACVLFILDEMRKRSAEDGCATTGEGLDWGVLFGFGPGLTVETVVLHSVPITAGAAAA